A stretch of Saccharomyces cerevisiae S288C chromosome IV, complete sequence DNA encodes these proteins:
- the RRG1 gene encoding Rrg1p (hypothetical protein; required for efficient 5' processing of mitochondrial tRNAs, for respiratory growth and mitochondrial genome maintenance; required for vacuolar acidification; localizes to the matrix side of the inner mitochondrial membrane): MAQNFGKIPSHKSYVLSLYRTVLRNIPKCCHSYAFQYEIKKTLSIQLFKHKHDKSSWSVYTLLNEFSLLNNCLLEGKLQEIKNLMKPLKKMKKQLKTTKILNSLTSLGDVKTNDPEEVRRFHVLSAYIKRKQDLGLLPAYIPKTYQHKLLLPLALNEHACLKLFHIQQKLKNGPPSAGLSYTKEGRNQIWFVRSPINKGRQQSKKLGILIRKERKDSQKNIDNLNFCEINAAWALHEAIWEEYLESKKIIKVNLPKYLEYAANIPKSTKCNPSSQYQKVKEWVDPVREIMFELHSKSFQRVEYFNKYKEKLLKNGGQLAYFDKKSKEMYAKRLTLFRKMSKETLPYVTLFIEGRDLPSVLAKYGF; the protein is encoded by the coding sequence ATGgctcaaaattttggaaagatTCCTTCTCACAAGTCTTACGTATTGAGCTTATATCGGACCGTTCTCAGAAACATTCCAAAGTGTTGCCACTCATATGCGTTTCAatatgaaataaaaaaaacactTTCAATACAATTGTTCAAACACAAGCATGACAAGTCAAGTTGGAGTGTTTATACTTTACTCAATGAATTCAGTTTGTTGAACAATTGCCTTTTGGAAGGTAAATTacaagaaatcaaaaacttAATGAAGccattaaaaaagatgaaaaaacaACTGAAAACAACGAAAATCCTCAACTCTTTGACTTCATTAGGGGATGTAAAGACCAACGACCCAGAAGAAGTAAGAAGATTTCATGTTCTAAGTGCTTACATTAAGCGAAAACAAGATTTGGGCCTTTTACCTGCATACATACCAAAAACGTATCAGCACAAACTCCTATTACCATTAGCATTGAACGAACATGCGTGCCTGAAACTATTTCATATTCAgcaaaaattgaaaaatggcCCACCTTCTGCTGGGCTGTCATATACAAAAGAAGGAAGGAATCAAATATGGTTTGTTCGGTCACCAATTAACAAGGGCAGACAACAATCGAAAAAGCTGGGAATATTGATacgaaaagaaaggaagGATTCTCAGAAAAATATCGATAATCTCAATTTTTGCGAAATTAATGCTGCTTGGGCATTACATGAGGCCATTTGGGAGGAATATCTAGAGTCGAAAAAGATTATTAAAGTAAACTTACCGAAATACTTGGAATACGCTGCAAATATCCCAAAGTCTACTAAATGTAATCCTTCGAGTCAATATCAGAAAGTTAAAGAATGGGTAGATCCCGTGAGAGAAATAATGTTCGAATTACATTccaaaagttttcaaagagtGGAGTACTTTAACAAATATAAGGAAAAGCTTTTAAAGAACGGTGGCCAACTAGcatattttgataaaaagtcaaaagaaatgtaCGCCAAACGGTTGACACTATTCAGAAAAATGAGCAAAGAAACATTACCATATGTGACACTCTTTATAGAAGGGAGGGACTTGCCAAGTGTTTTGGCGAAATACGGTTTTTAA
- the AIM7 gene encoding Aim7p (Protein that interacts with the Arp2/3 complex; interaction with Arp2/3 stimulates actin filament debranching and inhibits actin nucleation; debranching activity is enhanced by Crn1p with which it forms a high affinity ternary complex (Crn1-Aim7-Arp2/3); sequence similarity to Cof1p and to human glia maturation factor (GMF); null mutant displays elevated mitochondrial genome loss), whose protein sequence is MSNLYKIGTETRNKIKKFRTSTARTDSIKALSIKIEPKPSYEIIVDEDEQEELDEIEDLSELAEILPDNSPRFVLTAYPTTTKDGFKQTPLVLVYWKPMTVVSQEWKMLYAGALEMIREECGTFKLIEVSSGLEDDSDVEELREQLENC, encoded by the coding sequence ATGTCGAACCTCTACAAAATTGGAACTGAAActagaaataaaatcaagaaGTTTCGTACATCTACAGCAAGAACCGACTCCATAAAAGCTTTATCAATAAAGATCGAACCAAAACCGTCCTATGAGATAATTGTCGATGAAGACGAACAAGAAGAGCTAGACgaaattgaagatttgAGCGAATTAGCCGAGATCCTACCTGATAACTCACCTAGATTTGTACTAACTGCATatccaacaacaacaaaagatGGGTTCAAACAGACTCCCTTAGTTCTAGTATATTGGAAGCCAATGACGGTCGTTTCACAGGAATGGAAGATGCTTTATGCCGGCGCATTAGAAATGATCAGAGAGGAGTGCGGTACTTTTAAATTGATAGAGGTTTCTTCAGGTTTGGAGGATGACTCAGACGTTGAAGAATTGAGGGAGCAATTAGAAAATTGTTAG
- the RPS13 gene encoding 40S ribosomal protein uS15 RPS13 (Protein component of the small (40S) ribosomal subunit; homologous to mammalian ribosomal protein S13 and bacterial S15) codes for MGRMHSAGKGISSSAIPYSRNAPAWFKLSSESVIEQIVKYARKGLTPSQIGVLLRDAHGVTQARVITGNKIMRILKSNGLAPEIPEDLYYLIKKAVSVRKHLERNRKDKDAKFRLILIESRIHRLARYYRTVAVLPPNWKYESATASALVN; via the exons ATGGGTCGTATGCACAGTGCC GGTAAAggtatttcttcttctgctaTTCCATACTCTAGAAATGCTCCAGCTTGGTTCAAGTTGTCCTCTGAATCTGTCATTGAACAAATTGTCAAGTACGCGAGAAAGGGTTTGACTCCATCTCAAATTGGTGTCTTGTTGAGAGATGCTCACGGTGTTACCCAAGCTCGTGTTATCACTGGTAACAAGATCATGAGAATCTTGAAGTCCAATGGTTTGGCTCCAGAAATCCCAGAAGATTTGTACTACTTGATTAAGAAGGCTGTCTCTGTTAGAAAGCACTTGGAAAGAAACAGAAAGGACAAAGACGCTAAGTTCAGATTGATTTTGATCGAATCTAGAATTCACAGATTGGCCAGATACTACAGAACTGTTGCTGTCTTACCACCAAACTGGAAGTACGAATCCGCCACTGCCTCCGCTTTGGTCAACTAG
- the RTR2 gene encoding putative protein-serine/threonine phosphatase (hypothetical protein; exhibits genetic interactions with Rtr1p; green fluorescent protein (GFP)-fusion protein localizes to the cytoplasm; YDR066C is not an essential gene; relocalizes from nucleus to cytoplasmic foci upon DNA replication stress; RTR2 has a paralog, RTR1, that arose from the whole genome duplication) produces MQIITTTFIQKVILGSHQLHEQLSIVEARMIESAIVSMLTESFCENEQTLKYLARLLSPMSYMDVINARRGKKICGYPLCYKSAAENSSDGFFIHSMYCNNYHSKCSLYLMRQLSQTPLHERRGVHLTSYINLEFDDMYSVSLLEELVGSEVPIDTVKSLITSFKDLEFDDTYKNEPLPLDVYFGQLTTDEETCIE; encoded by the coding sequence ATGCAGATAATAACCACTACGttcattcaaaaagtaATTTTAGGATCACACCAATTACATGAGCAATTATCTATAGTGGAAGCCCGAATGATTGAATCTGCCATAGTTTCAATGCTCACAGAATCATTTTGCGAAAATGAGCAGACATTAAAATACTTAGCACGGCTACTTTCACCGATGTCTTATATGGATGTTATTAATGCAAGAAggggaaagaaaatatgtGGGTACCCGCTATGCTATAAGAGTGCGGCAGAAAATTCATCTGATGGCTTCTTTATCCACTCAATGTATTGTAATAATTATCACAGTAAATGTTCGTTGTATTTAATGAGACAGTTATCACAAACGCCTCTGCATGAAAGGCGAGGCGTGCATTTAACTAGTTACATTAATCTAGAGTTTGATGATATGTACTCGGTAAGCCTTTTAGAAGAATTAGTTGGAAGTGAGGTACCTATAGATACCGTCAAATCGCTGATAACGAGTTTCAAGGATCTTGAGTTTGATGATACCTACAAGAATGAGCCTTTACCATTGGATGTGTACTTTGGACAGTTGACTACTGATGAGGAAACCTGTATAGAATAG
- the LCB2 gene encoding serine C-palmitoyltransferase LCB2 (Serine palmitoyltransferase component; responsible along with Lcb1p for the first committed step in sphingolipid synthesis, which is the condensation of serine with palmitoyl-CoA to form 3-ketosphinganine), whose product MSTPANYTRVPLCEPEELPDDIQKENEYGTLDSPGHLYQVKSRHGKPLPEPVVDTPPYYISLLTYLNYLILIILGHVHDFLGMTFQKNKHLDLLEHDGLAPWFSNFESFYVRRIKMRIDDCFSRPTTGVPGRFIRCIDRISHNINEYFTYSGAVYPCMNLSSYNYLGFAQSKGQCTDAALESVDKYSIQSGGPRAQIGTTDLHIKAEKLVARFIGKEDALVFSMGYGTNANLFNAFLDKKCLVISDELNHTSIRTGVRLSGAAVRTFKHGDMVGLEKLIREQIVLGQPKTNRPWKKILICAEGLFSMEGTLCNLPKLVELKKKYKCYLFIDEAHSIGAMGPTGRGVCEIFGVDPKDVDILMGTFTKSFGAAGGYIAADQWIIDRLRLDLTTVSYSESMPAPVLAQTISSLQTISGEICPGQGTERLQRIAFNSRYLRLALQRLGFIVYGVADSPVIPLLLYCPSKMPAFSRMMLQRRIAVVVVAYPATPLIESRVRFCMSASLTKEDIDYLLRHVSEVGDKLNLKSNSGKSSYDGKRQRWDIEEVIRRTPEDCKDDKYFVN is encoded by the coding sequence ATGAGTACTCCTGCAAACTATACCCGTGTGCCCCTGTGCGAACCAGAGGAGCTGCCAGACGACatacaaaaagaaaatgaatatgGTACACTAGATTCTCCGGGGCATTTGTATCAAGTCAAGTCACGTCATGGGAAGCCACTACCTGAGCCCGTTGTCGACACCCCTCCTTATTACATTTCTTTGTTAACATATCTAAATTATTTGATTCTGATTATATTAGGTCATGTTCACGACTTCTTAGGTATGACCTTCCAAAAAAACAAACATCTGGATCTTTTAGAGCATGATGGGTTAGCACCTtggttttcaaatttcGAGAGTTTTTATGTCAGGAGAATTAAAATGAGAATTGATGATTGCTTTTCTAGACCAACTACTGGTGTTCCTGGTAGATTTATTCGTTGTATTGATAGAATTTCTCATAATATAAATGAGTATTTTACCTACTCAGGCGCAGTGTATCCATGCATGAACTTATCATCATATAACTATTTAGGCTTCGCACAAAGTAAGGGTCAATGTACCGATGCCGCCTTGGAATCTGTCGATAAATATTCTATTCAATCTGGTGGTCCAAGAGCTCAAATCGGTACCACAGATTTGCACATTAAAGCAGAGAAATTAGTTGCTAGATTTATCGGTAAGGAGGATGCCCTCGTTTTTTCGATGGGTTATGGTACAAATGCAAACTTGTTCAACGCTTTCCTCGATAAAAAGTGTTTAGTTATCTCTGACGAATTGAACCACACCTCTATTAGAACAGGTGTTAGGCTTTCTGGTGCTGCTGTGCGAACTTTCAAGCATGGTGATATGGTGGGTTTAGAAAAGCTTATCAGAGAACAGATAGTACTTGGTCAACCAAAAACAAATCGTCcatggaagaaaattttaatttgCGCAGAAGGGTTGTTTTCCATGGAAGGTACTTTGTGTAACTTGCCAAAATTGGttgaattgaagaagaaatataaatgtTACTTGTTTATCGATGAAGCCCATTCTATAGGCGCTATGGGCCCAACTGGTCGCGGTGTTTGTGAAATATTTGGCGTTGATCCCAAGGACGTCGACATTCTAATGGGTACTTTCACTAAGTCGTTTGGTGCTGCTGGTGGTTACATTGCTGCTGATCAATGGATTATCGATAGACTGAGGTTGGATTTAACCACTGTGAGTTATAGTGAGTCAATGCCGGCTCCTGTTTTAGCTCAAACTATTTCCTCATTACAAACCATTAGTGGTGAAATATGTCCCGGACAAGGTACTGAAAGATTGCAACGTATAGCCTTTAATTCCCGTTATCTACGTTTAGCTTTGCAAAGGTTAGGATTTATTGTCTACGGTGTGGCTGACTCACCAGTTATTCCCTTACTACTGTATTGTCCCTCAAAGATGCCCGCATTTTCGAGAATGATGTTACAAAGACGGattgctgttgttgttgttgcttATCCTGCTACTCCGCTGATCGAATCAAGAGTAAGATTCTGTATGTCTGCATCTTTAACAAAGGAAGATATCGATTATTTACTGCGTCATGTTAGTGAAGTTGGTGACaaattgaatttgaaatcaaaTTCCGGCAAATCCAGTTACGACGGTAAACGTCAAAGATGGGACATCGAGGAAGTTATCAGGAGAACACCTGAAGATTGTAAGGACGACAAGTATTTTGTTAATTGA